Proteins from one Burkholderia sp. genomic window:
- a CDS encoding sigma factor-like helix-turn-helix DNA-binding protein, translated as MEIRDMRSLPREALEERRRQVINLRTRGWTYDEIAEHMNLSRTSMFDICERHALEGAAGLCDKLSGRAVNLYRALSEQQEVEIFALLRD; from the coding sequence ATGGAAATAAGAGATATGAGATCGCTTCCTCGTGAAGCACTTGAAGAGCGGCGACGTCAGGTGATCAATCTGCGCACGCGCGGCTGGACCTACGATGAGATTGCCGAGCATATGAACCTGTCACGCACCAGCATGTTCGATATTTGCGAACGTCACGCCCTCGAAGGTGCGGCTGGATTGTGTGACAAGCTGAGCGGGCGAGCAGTGAACTTATACCGTGCTTTGAGTGAGCAGCAGGAAGTAGAAATTTTCGCGCTGTTACGCGATTAG
- the rpsG gene encoding 30S ribosomal protein S7 has protein sequence MPRRREVPKREVLPDPKYGNVDVAKFMNILMLSGKKSVAERIVYGAFEQIQTKGGKDPLEVFTVALNNVKPVVEVKSRRVGGANYQVPVEVRQSRRMALAMRWLREAAKKRSEKSMALRLAGELSEAAEGRGGAMKKRDEVHRMAEANRAFSHFRF, from the coding sequence ATGCCGCGTCGTCGCGAAGTTCCCAAGCGGGAAGTGTTGCCAGATCCGAAGTACGGCAACGTTGATGTTGCAAAATTCATGAACATACTGATGCTGTCCGGCAAGAAGTCGGTCGCTGAACGCATCGTTTATGGCGCTTTCGAGCAAATTCAGACCAAGGGTGGCAAGGACCCATTGGAAGTGTTCACAGTCGCATTGAACAACGTGAAGCCGGTGGTCGAAGTGAAGAGCCGTCGCGTTGGTGGTGCGAACTATCAGGTTCCAGTTGAAGTACGCCAGTCGCGTCGTATGGCATTGGCGATGCGTTGGCTGCGTGAGGCAGCGAAGAAGCGTAGCGAAAAGTCGATGGCCCTGCGCCTGGCTGGTGAACTTTCCGAAGCGGCCGAAGGCCGTGGTGGCGCGATGAAAAAGCGCGACGAAGTTCACCGGATGGCAGAAGCCAACCGCGCGTTCTCGCACTTCCGTTTTTAA
- the rpsL gene encoding 30S ribosomal protein S12, whose protein sequence is MPTINQLVRKGRQSETTKSKSPALQNCPQRRGVCTRVYTTTPKKPNSALRKVAKVRLTNGFEVISYIGGEGHNLQEHSVVLIRGGRVKDLPGVRYHMVRGSLDTQGVKGRKQARSKYGAKRAKATAK, encoded by the coding sequence ATGCCAACTATCAACCAACTGGTTCGCAAAGGCCGTCAGTCGGAAACGACTAAGAGCAAAAGCCCGGCCCTGCAGAACTGCCCCCAGCGTCGTGGCGTATGCACCCGTGTGTACACGACGACCCCGAAGAAGCCAAACTCGGCACTCCGTAAGGTCGCCAAAGTTCGTCTGACGAATGGCTTCGAAGTGATTTCGTACATCGGCGGTGAAGGGCACAATTTGCAGGAACACTCGGTTGTGCTGATCCGCGGCGGTCGTGTGAAGGATTTGCCGGGTGTGCGTTACCACATGGTCCGCGGCTCGTTGGATACGCAAGGCGTGAAGGGCCGTAAGCAAGCGCGCTCGAAGTACGGCGCAAAGCGTGCGAAGGCTACTGCGAAGTAA
- the fusA gene encoding elongation factor G → MARKTPIERYRNIGISAHIDAGKTTTTERILFYTGVNHKIGEVHDGAATMDWMEQEQERGITITSAATTAFWKGMGGNYLEHRINIIDTPGHVDFTIEVERSMRVLDGACMVYCAVGGVQPQSETVWRQANKYKVPRLAFVNKMDRTGANFFKVYDQLRLRLNANPVPVVVPIGSEENFKGVVDLLKMKAIIWDDASQGTKFDYVDIPTELAETCQQWREKMVEAAAEASVDLMNKYLEEGDLLEVDILKALRDRTIACEIQPMLCGTAFKNKGVQRMLDAVIDFLPSPVDIPPVKGELESGEPVERKASDEEKFSALAFKIMTDPFVGQLIFFRVYSGVVNSGDTLLNSIKGKKERLGRILQIHANQREEIKGVYAGDIAAAVGLKEATTGDTLCDPQNPIILERMVFPEPVISQAIEPKTKADQEKMGMALNRLAQEDPSFRVQTDEESGQTIISGMGELHLEILVDRMKREFGVKANVGKPQVAYRETIRSTAKDVDGKFIKQSGGRGQYGHAVIRLEPNEQGKGYEFLDEIKGGVIPREYIPAVDKGIQETLKAGVLAGFPVVDVKVHLTFGSYHDVDSNENAFRMAGSMAFKEAMRRASPVVLEPIMAVEVETPEDYMGNVMGDLSGRRGIVQGMEDMVDGGKIVRAEVPLSEMFGYSTSLRSLTQGRATYTMEFQHYSEAPRNVAEAIISTKSK, encoded by the coding sequence GTGGCTCGCAAGACTCCTATCGAGCGCTACCGGAACATCGGTATTAGCGCCCATATTGACGCCGGAAAGACGACGACGACCGAGCGTATTCTGTTTTATACCGGCGTGAACCACAAAATTGGTGAAGTTCACGACGGTGCGGCCACGATGGACTGGATGGAACAGGAGCAGGAGCGTGGCATCACGATCACCTCCGCTGCCACCACCGCCTTCTGGAAGGGCATGGGTGGCAACTATCTGGAACACCGCATCAACATCATCGACACCCCGGGCCACGTCGACTTCACGATCGAAGTGGAGCGTTCGATGCGCGTACTCGACGGTGCGTGCATGGTGTACTGCGCCGTGGGCGGCGTGCAGCCGCAGTCAGAAACTGTCTGGCGCCAAGCCAATAAGTACAAGGTCCCGCGTCTGGCCTTCGTCAACAAGATGGACCGCACCGGCGCGAACTTCTTCAAGGTCTACGACCAGCTCCGTCTTCGCCTGAACGCGAACCCGGTGCCAGTGGTAGTGCCGATCGGTTCGGAAGAAAACTTCAAGGGTGTGGTCGACCTGCTGAAAATGAAGGCGATCATTTGGGATGACGCCTCGCAAGGCACAAAGTTTGACTACGTCGACATCCCGACCGAGCTTGCCGAAACTTGCCAGCAATGGCGTGAAAAGATGGTCGAAGCGGCTGCCGAAGCCAGCGTAGACCTGATGAACAAGTACCTGGAAGAAGGCGATTTGCTGGAAGTCGACATCCTTAAGGCGCTGCGTGATCGTACAATCGCCTGCGAAATCCAGCCGATGCTGTGCGGTACCGCGTTCAAGAACAAGGGCGTGCAGCGTATGCTCGACGCCGTAATCGATTTCCTTCCTTCTCCGGTCGACATTCCGCCGGTCAAGGGCGAGCTGGAAAGCGGCGAACCGGTCGAGCGCAAAGCTTCCGACGAAGAAAAGTTCTCGGCGCTGGCATTCAAGATCATGACTGACCCGTTCGTCGGCCAGTTGATCTTCTTCCGCGTGTACTCAGGTGTCGTTAATTCTGGCGACACGCTGCTGAACTCGATCAAGGGTAAAAAGGAACGCTTGGGCAGAATTCTGCAAATACACGCGAACCAGCGAGAGGAAATCAAGGGAGTCTACGCCGGCGACATCGCAGCCGCGGTTGGCCTGAAGGAAGCGACCACCGGAGACACGCTGTGCGACCCGCAGAACCCAATCATCCTGGAGCGCATGGTGTTCCCGGAGCCGGTGATTTCGCAGGCTATCGAGCCAAAGACTAAGGCCGACCAGGAAAAGATGGGCATGGCGCTAAACCGCCTGGCTCAGGAAGATCCGTCGTTCCGCGTCCAGACGGATGAGGAATCAGGCCAGACTATCATTTCAGGCATGGGCGAGCTCCACCTTGAAATCCTGGTTGACCGAATGAAGCGTGAGTTTGGCGTCAAGGCAAACGTCGGTAAGCCGCAGGTTGCTTATCGCGAAACGATTCGTTCGACGGCGAAAGATGTCGACGGTAAGTTCATTAAGCAGTCGGGGGGTCGAGGCCAGTACGGTCATGCGGTCATCAGGCTCGAGCCGAACGAGCAGGGCAAGGGCTATGAGTTCCTGGACGAGATTAAGGGCGGTGTGATTCCTCGCGAATACATCCCAGCGGTCGACAAGGGCATCCAGGAAACGCTGAAGGCGGGCGTGTTGGCAGGCTTCCCGGTGGTCGACGTGAAAGTGCACCTGACCTTCGGTTCGTACCACGACGTGGACTCGAACGAAAATGCGTTCCGCATGGCCGGTTCGATGGCGTTCAAGGAAGCAATGCGCCGCGCTAGCCCGGTGGTGCTCGAGCCGATAATGGCAGTTGAAGTCGAAACACCGGAAGACTACATGGGCAACGTAATGGGCGACTTGTCGGGCCGTCGCGGCATCGTCCAGGGCATGGAAGACATGGTTGATGGCGGCAAAATCGTTCGCGCCGAAGTGCCGCTGTCAGAAATGTTTGGCTACTCGACCTCGCTGCGTTCGCTCACACAAGGCCGAGCGACCTATACGATGGAGTTCCAGCACTACTCGGAAGCTCCCCGTAACGTCGCCGAAGCGATCATCAGCACCAAGTCGAAGTAA